The Salvelinus sp. IW2-2015 linkage group LG32, ASM291031v2, whole genome shotgun sequence genome includes the window AGTGTGTAATAGCTTTGTAAATTGTGTAATAGCTTTGTAACAGTGTGTAATAGCTATGAAAGTGTGTAATAGCGTTGTAATAGTGTGGTAATAGCTATGAAATAGTGTGTAATAGCTTTGTAACAGTATGTAATAGCTATGAAATAGTGTGTAATAGCTATGAATAGTGTGTAATAGCTTTGTACAATTATGTAATAGCTATGAAATTGTGTGTAATAGCTTTGTAACATTTACATGTAATAGCTTTGTAACATTATGTAATAGCTTTGTAACATTATGTAATAGCTTTGTAACATTATGTAATAGCTTTGTAACAGTATGTAATAGTGTCTTGTGAGAAAGAGAATCCCGCCTCCAGGCTCACTGAGGACACTGGAGTGGCAGATGGTTCACCAGACATGTGGTCTGGAGGCTCCTTTGGGAATTCACTGACCCTTGacagaaaaagggggaaaaaggtTCACACCCATGTGTGTGACACACAAAGCCTTAAGACAGCCTCTTTGTGTGTATATGCAATTCAACTCCCATGTATTTGTGCTGATGACaacacaagaaaaacaaaaggagcACAAAGGTGGTGATTCTAGTTCCATCAAAAGGTACTGGGTAGGCTGCACACACTACTAAATAGTGAACAGGCCAGTGGAAACTGTATGACAAATTGCATTGCAGAGGATTCAGATGCTGCCTACTCAACTTCACTCTTATTCTGGTCAGGGTTAGCATGTCCCCAGACTATGTGACTTTCACAACTCTCTGTTAGAGTGATTTAGTTTTATGTATCCTGAAAGCTGGGGTGGGAACACATTATGTATGCACTTACCTCTCTCACTCCAAATCCAAATGAGAATGCTGTAATGACCATAGATatctattttatttcacctttattttatcagggagtcatactgggaccaaggtctcttttacagatgagccctaaattacttaaattacagaaaatacacacatcaatataaatacaaaatggaagcagaaagaaagaaaaagacggtcataaataacaaaaacatcCATCAGTAATAAGGccctgaattgccctagaggtaccagaacatcacatttaagaacattttgaagattgttccacaaataaggtgcaagaaaggtaaatcagcttttagttaactcagtagagaccaaagtcATTTCCAGAGTTAATAACCATCCATGAGACCAGGTGTGGTAACTCtaatgtctaaagtttagtaaagaTGTTCGGTACAGAGGGACTTTttataaaagggctttataaatgaaaataTAGCAATATATCAACCTGTACatgacatcaaagagggccaaccaactttctggtagagagtGCAGTGATGAGTACGAAAATTGTTGCCTGTAATAAAGCGcagtgcgctatgataaactgcatctaacggctttaatgaagtggctgCTGTGTTCATATTGATGAcgtcgccatagtctaggaccgatTCGAACATCGACTGAAtgatctgctttctactattttgTGAAAGGCAGGACCTATTTATATAGAAAAGTaccatttttattctcagctttTTAACTACAATATACAgtctatacaaaagtatgtggacaccaaattagtggatttggctatttcagccacatccgttgctgacaggtgtataaaatcgagcacacagccatgcaatctccatagacagacattggcagtagaatggccttactgaagagctcagtgactttcaacgtggcaccgtcataggatgccccctttccaacaagtcagttcatcacatttctgccctgcaagagctgccccggtcaactgtaagtgctgttattgtgaagtggaaacatctaggagaaacaacggctcattGTGTGGTTggccacacaacctcacagaatgggaccgccgagtgatgaagcgcgtaaaaattgtctgtcctcggttgcaacacgagttccaaactgcctctggaagcaacgtcagcacacgaactgttagtcgggagcttcatgaaatggatttccatgctcgagcagccgcacacaatcctaagatcaccatgcacaatgccaagtgtcagctggagtggtgtaaagctcgctaccattggactggagcagtggaaacgcgttctctggagtgatgaatagctcaccatttggcagtccgatggacgaatctgggtttggtggatgccaggagaacactacctgtcccaatgcatagtgccaactgtaaagtttggtggaggagaaataatggtctggggctgtttttaatggttcgggctaggccccttagttccagtgaagggaaatcttaacgctacagcatacaatgacattctagacgattctgtgcttccaactttgtgacaacagtttggggaaggcccttttttTGCATCAATCTTAAGCAAGGCATCTAGCCCATCACAGATagtaaattgttgaaatgaaaacaaagattcactagaagCTGACTGGTTAACCGTCGAGTCAGCTAGAGGCtggcagagggaagagcagtCGATTGACTGACCAGAGTCAATTAAACCACCgtttctctcaaataaaaagcCGGCCGAGATAAAATGAtgattaaaagcatcacttatcccattcttctcagtcatgatgccagagtcagacagaacttGCTGAGGCAGGGAAGAAGAGGAATGTGTACACTTCAGTGTGTTtactgttttccaaaatgttgaAGGATCACCAGCAGAGTCAAAGATAGAGCTTAAAAGGTAGCTTGATTTAGCTTTATTAATTGAGACCTTACATCtgtttctcaattgtctgaaagATTGCCAGTCAACTTGATTTGGCCCAGGGCTGATTTCTCATTCGAATGCGCTCAGatagctcagaagaaaaccacgGGTTAGATCTATATTTCACTCTGAATTGTTTAAAATGGGCATGTTTATCTGCCAGAGGAATAAATATGGGGGATACATTTTGTAGAACCAACCCATggtcaggaatacaggagaaAGTGGCTAAATCAGAGTAGTACATGTCATGTCTCCCTCACCCTTGAGGGGATTTTCTTTTAAATGTGTCTTCTTAATTAAATGATGAGTATTTTGCGGTTAATTAAACAATGAGTATTTTGAGGTTTCTTATCTCTAATACATACTATGGGACAATGACCACTGAGATCATATGCAAATACTCCACTGGACAAATATGTATGGAAGTTGTTAGTATGAATTAAATAAATCAATGAGGAATTAACAGGGTTTTTCACATTTAGCCATGTTGGTTTTGAGATCAATTGAGTCCGAATAAAATCAATACATATTGATTAAAATTCACATTCCCTAAAATTCCCTAAAATGACCAACTCCGAggaaaatgatgataatgatgctgACCGTTTAGGCCTATTTTAGGCTGTGTTTTTGAAAGACACCCACACCTTTGATACATACCTCACCACCGTGACCGTCAAATATCCCGAATATAGACGGATGACTCTTGTTGGTGATGTCAGTGAGCACCTCGAAGCGGTCCTCCATGTGGTCACGCCGCCCCTGAATGGAGTACACTGCTACATTGTTATTTTTGAACTCCCAGGTTTTGGAGAACTCCGCGTCTAGGACGTTCAGGCCCCCCAACCTGTCGTTCTGCATTATCTCCGCCACTTTCCCCTTCACCATCTTCACGGCATCCCGGCTAGACTTGACGATGGTCTTCACCTCGTCCGTGTGGAAGAAGTAACTCCATAAGGCCAAGCTAATGCATAGTAGAAACAATGTCTCTGGCCTCAGGAGGAAATAACGCATGATCCGACCCAAAAGAGACAACAGCGTCATTGTGTCTCCTATCATCACACGCAAGAAAACTACTGACTGTCGCTCCCCTCGTGCAATTCACTCCATTATATCCGTTCAATGGGACAATAAAACACTTCCACCATATAAATGTCTGATGTCAGAACTGCTATAAATATCAAATTGGATTTAAATGGTCAATGTATTCCCAGGATTTACTCAGCCGAATAAAGCCACACTGAAGTGAAGAGCGAAGGACGAACGTGGTCACAGTCATTGGCTAGGCCCGCTGTCTTGAAATATACACGCGAGACTGTCCTCCTGGCTCTCCGAAGGACAGCTGCAGCAAGAGGATCTCCCGACAAAACCCGTTATGAAGCCGCTTTCGTCTGTAGCCCATTGCAGGCTTCGCGAATAACGGGCGAAGACCCAGCGGAATGTGAGGAGTTGTCACCGGGGACGACGTAGGGGTTTGGTGGCCTCTTTTTGCGTTCACCCCGTTTCTTGTGTGGGAAATGCTCCTATTCAGCTTCTACTCACCCGCATCAacaacaacaccccccccccctcgctcagTTTTCAACTCTAGTATGATGACAGCGTGCGCAGCTGCGGCAGAACGTCCTGATGGATCATCACAACACTTGCAGCAAGTGGGGGAATAGCCTTATTATTAATTATTTCTTAAATATAGCTTTCATTTTATTCGAGTAGGCTTATTTAGTTTTCTTGAGGAATATGACACCTTTCAGTCCGGTCTGCTTACTAAAATGTCATTAACTGTAGAGTTGTATTatcattaaatgtttttattgaaatGTTAGGGCTATTCAACTTATTACACTTGGGTATCAGGTGTGTTGGTGTTAGGATGCACATTGGTGGCTGTCGGGGAAAGGGTTAGTGACCACTAAACACTAGCCTAAACAAACAGTACCACAAGTAATGTTGTCTTGTAGCCCTCTGGTGGCTGAAACCAATTTCCCTTTGTCCCTTATTGAGATGAAATACAAATTGTCCCTCTAAACTGCTTTTCGACTGTAACGCCAGTTTTTCACTAGTGTATACATCCATATAGTACTAAGGAAATTGTGTTGCCATAGCTAGGGCTGACAGTGAGGGCTTGTGAATCAACgacctctgcataatcaaaacagtttatatataaatgatatatatatatattattttttctatatgtatactttgacaatgtaagtaataatgaacttgccatgtcaataaagtaaattgaatttaattgatttGTGAGAAGGTGTgaaagttcacagttagccattgttatatAATGCCAGCTGaaccatggcccagtgagacacgaGTACTGGCCCgcatagatggaaacagaaacgtctgagccttttgggtatttcattttttatttaagctttatttaaccaggcaagtcagttaagaacacattcttatttacaatgacgcctaggaacagtgggttaactgccttgttcaggggcagaacaacagtttGTTAACTTGTCAGCCTGGGGATTCGATAGCAACCAatagcaacctttaggttactggcccaatgctctaaccactgtaGTAAATCCTGTATGGAAATGGAATTCAATGttacatatatatttacattgtAATTACATAGGCACGCACATTGTGTATACATTGTTACAGACCTCTTACAAATTATATACCTGTTTTTGGGGTTGCCCATTTTCAAAGATTTGCAAATAAACTCACAATGGAAATAATGATCATGTAAGGGAAGGTCTAACCACAGTTAAGTTAATGAATTATAATACACATAAACATTTTATTCTGTAATTCCACAAACTGCAAATAAATTGTCACATGCTATTGTAGGCTACAATGTAACAATGTGAACCTAAGCTGTAATACTggcctacactgagtgtacaaaacattaggaacacctgctctttccatgacatagactgaccaggtgaatccagatgaaattgatgtcacctgttaaatccacttcaaacagtgAAGTCGAAggagaggaaacaggttaaagaaggattttcaagcctttagacaattgtgacatggatggtgtatgtgtgccattcagagggtgaatgggcaagacaaaatatttaagggcctttgaacggggtatggtagtttgTTGCCAAGCGAACCGGATTGAGTGTGTCatgaactacaacgctgctgggtttttcacagtacttgacttggactgaaataggtgctgtTTATATTTAGATGCAGGAGCTCCACTaaacttttgagctaatattctataagaggaaccaGAGCTgcagcagtagaacatttgaggtgccggtactctgctccagtgagctcctgcccaagtcaaccactggtttttcacactcaacagtttcccatgtgtatcaacaatggtccaccacccaaaggacattcagccaacttgacacaactgtgggaagcattggaggcaacatgggctcctcttttcagttcactgcagctagcgactagaacgagctgcaacaaacactcaaacttgacagttttatctcaatctcttcattcaaagactcaatcatggacactcttactgacagttgtggctgctttgtgtgatgtgttgttgtctaaaccttcttgccctttgtgctgttgtctgtgcccaataatgtttgtactttgttttgtgctgctactgtgttgtgttgctaccatgttgttgtcatgttgtgttgctaccatgcagtgttgtcatgtgttgctgccttgctatgttgttgtcttaggtctctctttatgtagtgttgtgttgtctctcttgttgtgatgtgtgttttgttctatatttatattgtatttttacatttttaatcccaaGCCCCCATCCTCTCAGggggccttttgccttttggtaggccgtcattgtaaataagaatttgttcttaactgacttgccttttaaataaaggtcaaataaataaatgggccagcatccctgttggaTGCTTTCAAgatcttgtagagtccacgccccgacaaattgaggctgttctgagggcaaaagggggtgcagctcaatattaggaaagtgttcctaattgttggtacactcagtgtatataacatGTGAATACACACTTTTTTAGCACCATGTAATGTAACATGGGCAGCCTGGCTGACTCGACTCACGTGGGACACAGTGAGAGAGAACTGTGATACACTGGTCTGGAAAGGAGCCCGTTGTTAGTGCAGTATTCGTACAGAAGTtgtctgttcaccctgctatcatccagaaggcgaggtcagtacaggtgcatcaaagctgggacagagagactgaaaaatagcttctatctcaaggccatcagactgttaattagTCATCAATAGCCGGCTTCCACCTgtttacgcaaccctgcaccttagaggttgCTGCCCCATAAAACATAGACtttaaatcactggccactttaataatggaccactagtcactttaataatggaacactagttactttaataatgtttaaatactcTTTACATACGGCTCTACtcatttcaactgtatatactgtattctattatattgtattttagtttatgccactccgacattgctcatcctaatatttatatattccttaattccattcttttacttttaggatgtgtgtattgtgtgtattgttgtgaattgttagatattactgtactgttggagctagaaacacaagcatttcgctacactcgcaataccATCTGCtacacatgtgtatgtgacaaataacatttgatttgagctttgattggttctctcaaagTATTTTCTCCATGGGGGGGGTTGAGACCCCTtgttgtttggatttgaaaatccaacaATTGTATTGGAAGGGGGCAGCGCTCGGGTCTGTATGGGTCTGTATGGGTCTGTCCATGTTGGTGTTTAAGTgagaaagaaacagaggagaACCAATCAGTAATGATCGACTAATCTTGCTTACAACATCCTGGAGCctttccagactctgaagtcaggaaGACTTTGAGTTAAGGGTTAGCCAGGCTATAATATGGACCAAATTATTACGAAGCTCTCATTAAGATATATATTGGGGATttggggtgtcaaactcaattcctGGAGGGCCATGGGTCTGCAGGTTTCACTCCACAAGACAGAAATGGCCGAACCCAGAGAATTCACTGCAATTTTGCGCCACACAATGGTCACACATGCATATTCATCAGACGTTCTCACTTTCAAGAATAAGATCTTAAGGCAACAGCCGCTGGATATCAAATGTGAGCCGAGATTTGTTTAACAAAGGTCTCTCTATCTTAACTTCCTTTGGttgattctctccctctctgttgaaTGAAGAACATAGTTGCGGCCTACCCCAACCCTATAGCTCATGGCTAGTGGACATTCAGAAAAAAGCACATCGAGAATGTGATTAGAGTTCGAAAGCCATTTAAGCCTACAACTTCCCCAAAAAATCCTTACCTCAGAACACCTCCCCAggtgtttcttttcttttcttttctttaaaaataaagaaaaagttgCACTCGGTGTCTGCATTGATCATGACTTCATTCACGGGACAATCaagcagggtcatgtttcggtgTAGGAGCCTTGAGTAGGAACCTGTCATGAGGCACCTAAAGCTTCAGAGGAGCACATGCCAATAGCGACTGCTGGTGTTGGTTTCACAGACGAGGCCACAGTACAGCATCGGAGGGGGTTCAAACTTCAAGCCTCAAACCACACCCCATCCGGTGTCAAGATAGAGGGTTGACATCCTACCTATAAAGCCCTCAGAGGAGTTGTAAAAGTCAGCAGTACTGGGTTTCCTAAAAGTTGGTGGGATGTTAGATCAAGGTGGTTATGGAGGCTCATTTGAGAAATGTATCCCTCCCTCTGCGGTTGTGTTTTGGTCCCTTTCCGCTTTGAGGCGGTGCCAATGTGGTGTGGTCGCCCTGATGCCTGACCGTACGGTCCTGCCACCATCTCATATGGGGTATGATCCATTactaacaggtgtgtgtgtgtgtctgcgtgtgtgtgtgtgtgtgttcgtctgtTTGTGGCAGCCATATAGAACATCATATCACACATCACAAAGACACAAGGTGAAAGGAAAGAAAGTCCTGTGTTGTAGTATGTTATTCTAGCACATCATGACCATATCCCTCAGGTTCTCACCTTGTGTCCGTGCCAACCCACCCTTCCTCCAAATCCCCAGTGTGTCCCTTAGTCTTCTCTCATTGGTCAAGCTACGGAGGCAAAAGGCTAGCAGACACAATAAAAGGGAAAAGGTTTGTTGTTGAATCCACCAAATGCAGGGAATGGAATGAACAGCAAACCATTTAATTTAAAGGTAAGCACAGAGTGCTTCATTTGAGGTCACTTTTTATGCGAGGTAACTTTTTTGATAAGGTCAGTCCTCAGAATTGGTCATGAGTTGATAGCTACTTGTTACTAAATGTGATTTACTATCTTCATCtatgtttattttctctctccacttctcagaTCAATGCACACCAAAAGCCGCTGACATGCTCTCTCTTCGTTTGCTCGCCATTCTCACAACCCTGCTGGCGGTAGTCTTGATGTCGAACCAGTCATCCGCAACCAGAACAACCCGCAGACCAAAGCCTCAGAATACCAAGAAGCCCCCTCGCGGTAGTGGTAccggaggaggtggtggagggggaggaggtggcgACCAGCCGGCCCGTCTGGGCTTCAGGcagaccaccaccaccatggcccCCTCCAGTAGCCTGGGCACCGACGAGACCACAGAGGATCCCATGACGGACGCCTACTCCCTGTCGCCCACTGACAGCACCACCTACGCAGGCGACGCCTACCCCACAGAGTTCCACACAGACTCCATGGCTCTCCCTGGGGCCGGCATGGGAAACTATACCCTGGACTACAGCCACTGCTACTTAAACATCTGCGAGTGCTGCCCGCCGGAAAAGGGCCCCATGGGGCCCCCAGGGGAGAGGGGGCCCCCAGGGCCTGGAGCGGAGAGGGGACTTCCAGGTAGACTAAAGAATATAAATTGTGTCGATTTTAGTACAGAGTGACTAAAAGTATACATAGGGATCGTGACTGTACTGGATAGTGACCATGACTCGTAGTTTGTGTTTGGTGTGCTTGCAtacagtattttgtgtgtgtactcCTAAATAGCTCCTCATATCCCCAACTCCCCTACCTCTGCTCTTCCCCTACTTCCTTCTGTCTTCTTTCAGGTGTACCTGGAGAGAAAGGTGATGTGGGACTCATGGGACCTCCTGGACTGGATGGTATGCCTGGAGCTACTGGACTTGAAGGAGATAAAGGTTAGCTTGCCAACTCTTAaatacaacttttaaaggacCCCCCCTCTACTATTTCGACGTCATTTCCTGACCTAGAGAGGAAATGCCCATTTTGGTTTCACCTCTGAAGAATGACGAAGGCTATTAATACATATTCACAAATTGGGTTGGCAGAGTTCCCCTGTCCAGTGTCggtgttcttttgcctatcttactcttttctttttattggccagtctgagatatagctttttctttgcaactctgcctagaaggccagcattcttgagtcgcctcttcactgttgacgttgagactggtgttttgagggtactgtttaatgaatctgccagttgaggacttgtgagccatctgtttctcaaactagacactctaatgtacttgtcctgctgctcagttgtgcaccggggcctcccactcctctttctattctggttagaaccagtttgcgctgttctgtgaaaggagtagtacacagcgttgtatgagatcttccgtttcttggcaatttctcgcatggaatagccttcatttttcagaacaagaatagactgacaagtttcagaataaagttatttgtttctggctattttgagcctgtaatcgaacccacaaatgctgatgctccagatactcaactagtctaaagaaggacagtttttttgcttctttaatcagaacaaacaATTTTCAGcagtgttaacataattgcaaaatggttttctaatgatcaatttgtctttaaaaatgataaacgtgccattggaacacaggagtgatggttgctgataatcggcctctgtacgcctatgtagatattccataaaaaatctgccgtttccagctacagtagtcatttacaacataaacgatgtctgcactgtatttctgatcaatttgatgttatttttatggaCCAAAAAtgagattttctttcaaaaacaaggacattttgaagtgaccccaaacttttgaatggtagtgtatatatgttatttttttatacagaCTAGCTTAAAAATAAGTGACAAATTGAAaaattatgattatgattatgataACTTTCTGGTTAAGAATGTGGAGGTGCAAAAACATACGTTTATTGCGCCATGGTTCAGGCGGCCAAGGGGACAGAAGGCTTTTTCGATCATCTCAGTCACAAAAAGGAATAACTTTGAATCTGTTTCTGATTCATAAACAAttccatgctggtgggtggtaacattaAAACAAAACCCAGCCCTGAATTAAAACGtagacagaaaataaattgtatttcacATCATAGTAAAAGACACCACATTTCCATGGATTTTCACAAAGTGGGCAGTTCAGATTtgtcacttcaagcccaaatatataatattttgacTAAAAGAAAGgatgacttattgacttaaatcgttgttcaacatcatgggtaagctctggccatcgtctttcagctcaaaaaaagtggatttctactggtgtAGGTGTTTAAAGAATGTAATCTTGGTTTTTACATTTATTGCCCAAAGTGTTAGCTACTATGCTATCTGTTATCTCATTCTTGAATACGTCGCTTTCTGGTGCTGATTTCAACAAATCTGTAACTTTGATCTAAAATGGAGCATTAATGCTGGGGACTGATATCTATACCCACACGTTTAAGACACcaatccttctctctttctatttgaTAGGTGATCAAGGAGACACGGGGATGTCTGGAGCTCCAGGGATACTTGGGAAACAGGGGCAGAAAGGTATACAATGTTCCTTAGATGTCATCAGAGTAGAGTAGCCCTAGTATAATGCTATTGCTAGAAGACCACACTCTATTAGGGGAGAACATTTATCTTATTGGACTGAATGTCAACTGTTATTTCACTATCAAAGACTTTCTTGCAACAGTAAGTGACTAATTTCCTTCTCACAGGTGACTTGGGCCCCAAAGGAGAAAAAGGAGAAACAGGCCTCCCTGGCTTGAAAGGAGACCTGGGAGAAAGCGGAAAGCCTGGGCGGAATGGGACCCAGGGCGAGAAAGGTGACCTGGGTAGAATAGGCCCTGCAGGTCCCTCCGGGTTGACTGGCCCAATGGGACAGAATGGCCaaaagggagagatgggggagtgtCCAACTggcgagaagggagagaaaggggaggcgGGCTTACCTGGCCCCCCTGGGCCGAGGGGGTTGCTGGGACCCCCGGGAGTAAATGGAACCAATGGTCTACCAGGACCTGTAGGTCTGAGGGGTCAGCTAGGCTCCccgggagggaaaggagaggcagGGGGGCGGGGGCCTCCGGGTCCCCCAGGCTTGAGGGGCATGCCTGGGCCGAAAGGAGAGAAAGGCCCCAAGGGCCCACGAGGTGTGCGGGGTCCCAAGGGCCCCCAGGGGGAGACCGCAGAGCAGATACGCTCTGCCTTCAGCGTGGGCCTCTTCCCCAGCAAGTCCTTCCCCCCTCCAGGCCTTCCCGTCAAGTTCGACAAAGTCCTCTACAATGAAGAGGAACACTGGGACCCAATGCTCAGCAAGTTCAATTGCACCCACCCCGGAGTCTATGTGTTCTCCTACCACATCACCGTGCGCAATCGGCCCCTGCGTGCCGCACTGGTGATTAACGGCGTGAAGAAGCTGCGGACGCGTGACTCCTTGTACGGTCAGGACATCGACCAGGCGTCCAATCTGGCTCTGCTGCGTCTGGCATCAGGGGACCAGGTATGGCTGGAGACGCTGAGGGACTGGAACGGAGTCTACTCC containing:
- the otol1a gene encoding otolin-1-A; translated protein: MLSLRLLAILTTLLAVVLMSNQSSATRTTRRPKPQNTKKPPRGSGTGGGGGGGGGGDQPARLGFRQTTTTMAPSSSLGTDETTEDPMTDAYSLSPTDSTTYAGDAYPTEFHTDSMALPGAGMGNYTLDYSHCYLNICECCPPEKGPMGPPGERGPPGPGAERGLPGVPGEKGDVGLMGPPGLDGMPGATGLEGDKGDQGDTGMSGAPGILGKQGQKGDLGPKGEKGETGLPGLKGDLGESGKPGRNGTQGEKGDLGRIGPAGPSGLTGPMGQNGQKGEMGECPTGEKGEKGEAGLPGPPGPRGLLGPPGVNGTNGLPGPVGLRGQLGSPGGKGEAGGRGPPGPPGLRGMPGPKGEKGPKGPRGVRGPKGPQGETAEQIRSAFSVGLFPSKSFPPPGLPVKFDKVLYNEEEHWDPMLSKFNCTHPGVYVFSYHITVRNRPLRAALVINGVKKLRTRDSLYGQDIDQASNLALLRLASGDQVWLETLRDWNGVYSSSEDDSTFTGFLLYADPKA